The Flavobacterium sp. HJ-32-4 genome contains a region encoding:
- a CDS encoding hemolysin family protein, translating to MEILIILFLILLNGVFSMSEIALISSRKNRLETAAKKGNAGAQTALELSNSPNKFLSTVQIGITLIGILTGIYSGDKITDDMQHFVEGFPALKPYAANIATGIVVVMLTFFSLVLGELLPKRIGLNYPEKIAKAVSIPMKWISIATAPFIWLLTFATEGLMKLFMIKPSADGKVTEEEIKAIIKEGTEGGEVQEIEQDIVERVFHIGDRKINSLMTHRGSVVMLPLDSDKQKARDLMLKELHSVYPVYGENFDDIVGVVNLKNIFAHFDEADFDIAKIMTDAPYMMEQTTAYKALENFKKSGVHYALVSDEYGVFQGIITLNDILEALVGDASEFYKDDFKLIEREDGSWLVDGHYSLHDFLTFFDLDDLINDYEVTTVSGLIMTELSYIPKEGEVLVWNDYELEVVDMDGVKIDKVIVRARRER from the coding sequence ATGGAAATCCTTATCATCCTGTTCCTGATCTTGCTCAACGGCGTCTTTTCGATGTCGGAAATCGCGCTGATCTCGTCGCGGAAGAACCGCCTCGAAACGGCCGCCAAAAAAGGCAATGCCGGGGCACAGACCGCGCTGGAACTGTCGAATTCGCCTAACAAGTTCCTTTCGACCGTACAGATCGGCATCACGCTTATTGGCATCCTCACAGGTATTTATTCCGGCGACAAGATCACCGACGACATGCAACATTTCGTCGAAGGATTTCCAGCGCTCAAACCCTATGCGGCCAATATTGCCACGGGTATTGTTGTCGTCATGCTGACCTTCTTCTCACTGGTGCTGGGCGAACTGTTGCCTAAACGTATCGGGTTGAACTACCCTGAGAAAATCGCCAAGGCCGTGTCGATTCCGATGAAGTGGATTTCCATCGCAACAGCGCCTTTCATCTGGTTGCTGACGTTTGCCACCGAGGGACTGATGAAGCTGTTCATGATCAAACCCTCCGCCGACGGAAAAGTGACGGAAGAGGAAATCAAAGCCATCATCAAGGAAGGAACCGAAGGCGGTGAAGTGCAGGAAATCGAGCAGGATATCGTGGAACGGGTGTTTCATATCGGTGACCGGAAGATCAATTCCCTCATGACACACCGGGGTTCGGTAGTGATGCTACCCCTCGATTCCGACAAACAAAAGGCCCGCGACCTGATGCTGAAGGAACTGCATTCCGTCTATCCGGTCTATGGGGAGAACTTCGATGATATCGTCGGCGTCGTAAACCTCAAGAACATCTTTGCTCATTTTGATGAAGCCGATTTCGACATCGCGAAGATTATGACCGATGCTCCTTATATGATGGAGCAGACAACGGCCTACAAAGCCCTTGAAAACTTCAAGAAAAGCGGGGTGCATTATGCACTGGTGTCAGACGAATACGGCGTTTTCCAGGGAATCATCACACTGAATGACATCCTGGAAGCCCTGGTAGGTGATGCCTCCGAATTTTATAAAGACGATTTCAAACTCATCGAGCGGGAAGACGGCAGTTGGTTGGTAGACGGACACTATTCCCTCCACGATTTCCTTACCTTCTTCGACCTCGATGATCTCATCAACGACTACGAAGTCACCACCGTAAGCGGCCTCATCATGACCGAACTCAGCTACATCCCCAAAGAAGGCGAGGTACTGGTCTGGAACGATTACGAACTCGAAGTCGTCGACATGGACGGCGTGAAAATCGATAAGGTGATCGTGCGGGCGCGGAGGGAGCGGTAG